One segment of Pseudomonas pohangensis DNA contains the following:
- the zapE gene encoding cell division protein ZapE, with the protein MTVLTLYQADLQRPDFFRDAAQENAVHHLQRLYDDLVKQSQGGPGVLLRKVFGKKQSGPIKGLYFWGGVGRGKTYLVDTFFDALPFPQKMRTHFHRFMKRVHEEMKTLGGEKNPLVIIAKRFAAEARVICFDEFFVSDITDAMILATLLDELFKNGVTLVATSNIVPDGLYRDGLQRARFLPAIELLKQHTEVVNVDSGVDYRLRALEQAELYHWPLDAEAELSLEKSFRSLLPEHCEVQENETLLIENRQILARKVGDDVAWFDFRALCDGPRSQNDYIELGKLFHAVLIANVEQMDAGRDDMARRFVNLVDEFYDRNVKLILSAEVALQSLYSGGRLQFEFQRTLSRLLEMQSHEFLSRPHKP; encoded by the coding sequence ATGACGGTGCTAACCCTTTATCAAGCCGACCTTCAACGGCCGGATTTTTTCCGCGATGCGGCGCAGGAAAACGCTGTTCATCACTTGCAGCGACTTTATGACGACCTGGTGAAACAGTCACAAGGTGGTCCCGGTGTGTTGCTCAGGAAGGTGTTTGGCAAAAAGCAGAGCGGGCCAATCAAGGGCCTGTATTTCTGGGGCGGAGTTGGTCGCGGCAAGACCTACCTGGTTGATACCTTTTTCGATGCCCTGCCGTTCCCGCAAAAGATGCGCACGCACTTTCATCGCTTCATGAAGCGTGTGCATGAGGAGATGAAAACTCTGGGGGGCGAGAAAAACCCGTTGGTGATCATCGCCAAGCGCTTTGCTGCCGAGGCGCGGGTTATCTGTTTTGACGAGTTCTTCGTGTCGGATATTACCGATGCCATGATTCTCGCTACCTTGCTCGATGAGCTGTTCAAAAATGGCGTAACACTGGTGGCGACATCGAATATCGTGCCAGACGGTTTGTACCGCGACGGCTTGCAGCGGGCGCGTTTCCTGCCGGCAATCGAGCTGCTCAAGCAGCATACCGAAGTGGTCAATGTGGATAGCGGAGTGGATTACCGCCTGCGGGCACTGGAGCAGGCCGAGTTGTATCACTGGCCGCTGGATGCAGAAGCAGAACTCAGCCTGGAGAAAAGTTTTCGCAGCCTGTTGCCGGAGCACTGCGAGGTTCAGGAAAACGAAACCTTGCTGATCGAAAATCGTCAGATTCTTGCGCGCAAGGTCGGTGATGACGTGGCCTGGTTTGATTTTCGCGCGTTGTGCGATGGGCCGCGCAGCCAGAATGACTATATTGAACTGGGCAAGTTGTTCCATGCCGTACTGATCGCCAATGTCGAACAGATGGATGCCGGCAGGGACGATATGGCGCGGCGTTTCGTCAATCTGGTCGACGAATTCTACGACCGTAACGTAAAGCTGATTCTTTCTGCCGAAGTGGCCTTGCAGTCACTTTATTCCGGCGGGCGTCTGCAGTTCGAGTTCCAGCGCACGCTCAGTCGCCTGCTGGAAATGCAATCGCACGAATTCCTCTCGCGCCCGCACAAACCCTGA
- the cysD gene encoding sulfate adenylyltransferase subunit CysD: MIEKLTHLKELEAESIHIIREVAAEFDNPVMLYSIGKDSAVMLHLARKAFFPGKLPFPVMHVDTRWKFQEMYRFRSKMVDEYGLDLITHTNPDGVAQDMNPFTYGSAKHTDVMKTEGLKQALDQYGFDAAFGGARRDEEKSRAKERVYSFRDSKHRWDPKNQRPELWNVYNGKVKKGESIRVFPLSNWTELDIWQYIYLESIPIVPLYFAAEREVIEMNGALIMIDDERILEHLTPEQKASIHKKMVRFRTLGCYPLTGAVESTATSLPEIIQEMLLAKTSERQGRVIDHDSAGSMEEKKRQGYF; this comes from the coding sequence ATGATCGAAAAACTGACGCACCTCAAAGAGCTTGAGGCGGAAAGTATCCATATCATTCGTGAGGTGGCCGCCGAATTCGATAACCCGGTGATGCTCTATTCCATCGGTAAAGACTCTGCGGTCATGCTGCATCTGGCGCGCAAGGCGTTTTTCCCCGGCAAGTTGCCGTTTCCGGTGATGCACGTCGATACGCGCTGGAAGTTTCAGGAGATGTACCGCTTCCGCAGCAAGATGGTCGATGAGTACGGTCTGGATCTGATCACTCACACCAACCCTGATGGCGTGGCGCAGGACATGAACCCCTTCACCTACGGCAGTGCCAAACACACCGACGTGATGAAAACCGAGGGGCTGAAGCAGGCGCTGGACCAGTACGGATTCGATGCCGCCTTCGGTGGCGCGCGCCGTGACGAAGAAAAATCCCGCGCCAAGGAGCGGGTGTATTCCTTCCGCGACAGCAAGCACCGCTGGGACCCGAAGAATCAGCGCCCCGAGCTGTGGAACGTCTACAATGGCAAGGTGAAGAAGGGCGAGTCGATCCGCGTGTTTCCGCTGTCCAACTGGACCGAGCTGGATATCTGGCAATACATCTATCTGGAAAGCATTCCGATTGTGCCGCTGTACTTCGCCGCCGAGCGCGAAGTGATCGAGATGAACGGCGCGCTGATCATGATCGACGACGAGCGCATCCTCGAACACCTCACCCCGGAGCAGAAAGCCAGCATCCATAAAAAAATGGTGCGCTTCCGTACCCTGGGCTGCTACCCCTTGACCGGCGCGGTGGAGTCTACGGCCACCAGTTTGCCGGAAATCATTCAGGAAATGCTGTTAGCCAAGACCTCTGAGCGTCAGGGCCGGGTCATCGATCATGACTCCGCCGGCTCGATGGAAGAGAAGAAACGTCAGGGGTACTTTTAA
- the cysN gene encoding sulfate adenylyltransferase subunit CysN has product MSHQSELISEDILAYLAQHERKELLRFLTCGNVDDGKSTLIGRLLHDSKMIYEDHLDAITKDSKKVGTTGEEVDLALLVDGLQAEREQGITIDVAYRYFSTTKRKFIIADTPGHEQYTRNMATGASNCDLAIILIDARYGVQTQTKRHSFIASLLGIKHIVIAVNKMDLKDFDQGVFEQIRADYLKFVEGIAFKPSSMHFVPMSALKGDNVVNKSERSPWYSGQSLMEILETVEVAGDRNFNDMRFPVQYVNRPNLNFRGFAGTLASGIVHKGDEVVVLPSGKGSKVKSIVTFEGELEQAGPGQAITLTLEDEIDVSRGDMLVHADNRPQVADSFDAMLVWMAEEPMLPGKKYDFKRATSYVPGSIPSIVNRVDVNTLEEGAASSLQLNEIGRVKVALDAPVALDGYAHNRTTGAFIVIDRLTNGTVGAGMIIADPLGSKTTSAHHGKLAHVATEERAARFGQQPATVLFSGLSGAGKSTLAYAVERKLFDMGRAVYVLDGQNLRHELTKGLPQDRAGRAENWRRAAQVAHQFNQAGLLTLAAFVAPDAEGREQAKAIIGAERLLTVYVQASPQACRERDPQGLYASGKDIIPGESFAYDIPLDADLVIDTQSLSLEEGVKQVLGLLRERGLI; this is encoded by the coding sequence ATGTCGCACCAATCCGAATTGATCAGCGAGGACATCCTCGCCTACCTGGCCCAGCACGAACGTAAAGAGCTGCTGCGTTTTCTCACCTGCGGCAATGTGGACGACGGCAAGAGCACCCTGATTGGCCGCCTGCTGCATGACTCCAAGATGATCTACGAAGACCACCTGGACGCCATCACCAAAGACTCGAAAAAAGTCGGCACCACCGGCGAAGAGGTCGATCTGGCGCTGCTGGTCGACGGCCTGCAGGCAGAGCGCGAGCAAGGCATCACCATTGATGTGGCCTACCGCTATTTCAGCACCACCAAGCGCAAGTTCATCATCGCCGACACCCCCGGCCATGAGCAGTACACCCGCAACATGGCCACCGGTGCATCGAACTGCGACCTGGCGATCATTCTGATCGACGCCCGTTACGGCGTGCAGACCCAGACCAAGCGTCACAGCTTTATTGCCTCGTTGCTGGGCATCAAGCACATCGTCATCGCCGTAAACAAGATGGACCTGAAAGACTTCGATCAGGGCGTGTTCGAGCAAATCAGGGCCGACTACCTGAAGTTTGTCGAAGGCATCGCGTTCAAGCCCAGTTCCATGCACTTCGTTCCCATGTCGGCGCTCAAGGGCGATAACGTGGTCAACAAGAGCGAGCGCTCGCCCTGGTACAGCGGTCAGTCGCTGATGGAGATTCTTGAGACCGTGGAAGTGGCGGGTGACCGCAACTTCAACGATATGCGCTTCCCGGTGCAGTACGTGAATCGCCCCAACCTGAACTTCCGCGGTTTCGCCGGCACACTCGCCAGCGGCATCGTGCACAAGGGCGATGAAGTGGTGGTGTTGCCGTCCGGCAAGGGCAGCAAGGTCAAATCCATCGTCACCTTCGAGGGCGAGCTGGAGCAGGCCGGCCCGGGCCAGGCCATCACCCTGACCCTGGAAGACGAAATCGACGTGTCGCGCGGCGACATGCTGGTGCATGCCGATAACCGCCCGCAGGTGGCCGACAGTTTCGATGCCATGCTGGTGTGGATGGCCGAAGAGCCGATGCTGCCGGGCAAGAAGTACGACTTCAAACGCGCCACCAGCTATGTGCCGGGTTCGATCCCGAGCATTGTTAACCGGGTGGACGTAAATACCCTGGAGGAAGGCGCCGCGAGTAGTTTGCAGCTCAATGAGATCGGCCGGGTCAAGGTGGCGCTGGATGCCCCTGTTGCGCTGGATGGTTACGCGCATAACCGCACGACCGGTGCCTTCATCGTCATCGATCGTTTGACCAATGGCACCGTGGGCGCCGGCATGATCATCGCTGACCCGCTCGGTAGCAAAACGACCAGCGCACACCATGGCAAGCTGGCCCACGTAGCAACCGAAGAACGTGCTGCGCGCTTTGGTCAGCAGCCGGCCACTGTGCTGTTCAGCGGCCTGTCCGGTGCAGGCAAAAGCACCCTGGCCTATGCGGTGGAACGCAAGCTGTTTGATATGGGGCGTGCGGTGTATGTACTGGACGGCCAGAACCTGCGTCACGAGCTGACCAAGGGCTTGCCGCAGGACCGTGCCGGGCGAGCCGAGAACTGGCGGCGTGCGGCGCAGGTGGCCCATCAGTTCAATCAGGCAGGTTTGCTCACTCTGGCAGCTTTTGTCGCCCCGGATGCCGAAGGCCGCGAACAGGCCAAGGCGATCATCGGTGCCGAGCGCTTGCTCACGGTCTATGTACAGGCGTCACCGCAAGCCTGTCGCGAACGCGATCCACAGGGGCTGTACGCGTCTGGCAAGGACATCATCCCGGGTGAGTCGTTTGCCTATGACATTCCGCTGGATGCCGATCTGGTGATCGATACCCAGAGTCTGTCGCTGGAAGAGGGCGTCAAGCAGGTGTTGGGCTTGCTGCGCGAGCGCGGACTGATCTGA
- the hisC gene encoding histidinol-phosphate transaminase, producing MSKFWSPFVNNLVPYVPGEQPKLSKLVKLNTNENPYGPSPKALAAMQAQLSDDLRLYPDPNGERLKQAVADYYKVQPAQVFVGNGSDEVLAHAFHALFQHGRPLLFPDISYSFYPVYCGLYDIPFEAVALDEQYRIRVADYARPNGGIVFPNPNAPTGCLLATEAIEQLLQANPDSVVLVDEAYIDFGGVSAIALVERYPNLLVTQTLSKSRSLAGLRVGFAVGHVDLIEALERIKNSFNSYPLDRIAIAGAAAAFEDVAYFRQTCQQVIASREAVVAGLERLGFEVLPSAANFVFARHPQHDAAQLAAGLREQSVIVRHFKQARIAQFLRISIGSEVQNQALLNALEQLV from the coding sequence ATGAGCAAATTCTGGAGCCCCTTCGTAAACAACCTGGTGCCCTACGTGCCGGGCGAGCAGCCCAAGCTGAGCAAGCTGGTCAAGCTCAATACCAACGAGAATCCCTACGGCCCTTCGCCCAAGGCGCTGGCGGCGATGCAGGCACAATTGAGTGATGATCTGCGTCTCTACCCCGACCCTAATGGCGAACGCCTGAAACAGGCAGTTGCCGACTATTACAAGGTGCAGCCGGCGCAGGTGTTTGTCGGCAACGGCTCCGACGAGGTGCTGGCGCATGCTTTTCATGCCCTGTTCCAGCACGGCCGTCCATTGCTGTTTCCGGACATCAGTTACAGCTTTTATCCGGTGTATTGCGGCCTGTATGACATTCCGTTCGAGGCGGTGGCGCTGGATGAGCAGTACCGGATTCGTGTGGCGGATTACGCGCGGCCCAATGGCGGTATCGTTTTCCCCAATCCCAATGCCCCGACCGGCTGCCTGCTGGCAACGGAAGCTATCGAGCAATTGCTGCAGGCCAATCCCGACAGCGTAGTGCTGGTGGATGAAGCCTATATCGATTTTGGTGGTGTCAGCGCCATTGCCCTGGTCGAGCGGTATCCGAACCTGCTGGTTACCCAGACCCTGTCCAAGTCGCGTTCGCTGGCCGGTTTGCGGGTTGGCTTTGCAGTCGGCCATGTCGATCTGATCGAGGCGCTGGAACGGATCAAGAACAGCTTCAACTCCTATCCGTTGGACCGCATCGCCATTGCCGGTGCGGCGGCAGCCTTCGAGGATGTGGCGTACTTCAGGCAGACCTGCCAGCAGGTGATCGCCAGCAGGGAGGCTGTGGTGGCCGGGCTCGAGCGGCTGGGTTTCGAAGTCCTGCCTTCGGCGGCGAACTTTGTGTTTGCCCGGCACCCGCAGCACGATGCCGCGCAGCTGGCGGCTGGCTTGCGTGAACAGAGCGTGATCGTCCGCCATTTCAAGCAGGCGCGGATTGCCCAGTTCCTGCGCATCAGTATCGGTTCCGAAGTGCAGAATCAGGCCCTGCTGAATGCCCTTGAGCAGCTCGTCTGA
- a CDS encoding Nif3-like dinuclear metal center hexameric protein, protein MAIALTSLVEEANRYLNVTAISDYCPNGLQVEGRPQVQRIVSGVTASQALLDAAVEARADVLLVHHGYFWKGEDACITGIKQRRLKTLLANDISLLAYHLPLDVHPQVGNNVQLAMQLGIDVEGELEPGNPRTVGLLGVLAQPLRLDAFARRVEQVLGRQPLVVEGPEVIRRIGWCTGGGQGFIDKAIAAGADLYLTGEASEQTFHSAQENGIAFMAAGHHATERYGVQALGEYLARRFALEHLFIDCPNPI, encoded by the coding sequence ATGGCTATTGCACTGACCAGTCTGGTCGAAGAAGCAAATCGATACCTGAACGTAACGGCAATCAGTGATTATTGTCCCAATGGCCTGCAGGTCGAGGGTCGGCCGCAGGTGCAGCGTATTGTCAGCGGTGTGACGGCCAGTCAGGCCTTGCTTGATGCTGCCGTCGAGGCGCGGGCGGATGTGCTGCTGGTGCACCACGGCTATTTCTGGAAGGGCGAGGATGCCTGCATCACCGGGATCAAACAGCGCCGGCTGAAAACCTTGCTGGCGAACGATATCAGTCTGCTGGCTTATCACCTGCCGCTGGATGTGCATCCGCAGGTCGGCAACAACGTACAGCTGGCCATGCAGCTTGGCATCGACGTTGAAGGGGAGCTTGAGCCGGGCAATCCGCGCACTGTGGGCCTGCTTGGCGTGCTGGCGCAGCCCTTGCGGCTCGACGCATTTGCACGTCGCGTGGAGCAGGTGCTTGGCCGCCAGCCGCTGGTGGTGGAAGGGCCGGAAGTGATCCGGCGGATTGGCTGGTGCACGGGGGGCGGACAAGGCTTCATCGATAAGGCAATTGCTGCGGGCGCGGATCTGTATCTGACCGGCGAAGCGTCCGAGCAGACTTTCCACAGTGCGCAGGAAAACGGCATTGCCTTCATGGCGGCCGGCCATCACGCCACCGAGCGCTATGGCGTGCAGGCCCTGGGTGAATACCTGGCCCGGCGCTTTGCGCTGGAGCACCTGTTTATCGACTGCCCGAACCCGATTTGA
- a CDS encoding alpha/beta hydrolase — MSFQEVALLLDGPSGSLEARYQNNPQATGLALLCHPNPAQGGSMLNKVVSTLQRAARDANYSTLRFNYRGVGASAGAHCLNEGEVDDAEAALAWLCAQHPGLPVTLLGFSFGGYVAASLTARLAAQGQSVQHLVLVAPAVSRLPVGLEFLPHTRLTLIQPECDEVIEAEQVYAWSADLKGDHELLKVAECGHFFHGKLVELKELVLPRL; from the coding sequence TTGTCTTTTCAAGAAGTAGCACTTTTGCTGGATGGTCCAAGCGGCTCTCTGGAAGCACGTTACCAGAATAATCCGCAGGCCACAGGGCTGGCCCTGCTGTGTCATCCCAACCCGGCACAGGGTGGCAGTATGCTCAACAAGGTGGTTTCAACCCTGCAAAGGGCGGCCCGGGATGCCAACTACAGCACCCTGCGCTTCAATTATCGAGGCGTGGGCGCCAGTGCCGGAGCGCACTGCCTGAACGAAGGGGAGGTGGATGATGCCGAAGCCGCTCTGGCGTGGCTCTGTGCACAACATCCCGGGCTGCCGGTAACCCTGCTGGGATTTTCCTTTGGCGGCTACGTGGCGGCCAGCCTGACGGCGCGACTGGCGGCGCAGGGACAGAGTGTGCAACACCTGGTGCTGGTTGCGCCGGCAGTGTCGCGGCTACCAGTGGGGCTTGAGTTCTTGCCGCATACTCGTCTGACGTTGATACAGCCCGAGTGCGATGAGGTCATCGAAGCCGAACAGGTGTATGCCTGGTCTGCTGACTTGAAGGGTGACCATGAGTTGCTGAAAGTGGCAGAATGCGGCCACTTTTTTCACGGCAAGCTGGTTGAACTAAAAGAGCTTGTTCTGCCGCGTCTGTGA
- a CDS encoding tryptophan--tRNA ligase: MTTRILTGITTTGTPHLGNYAGAIRPAIIASRDAGAESYYFLADYHALIKCDDPQRIQRSRMEIAATWLACGLDVNRATFYRQSDIPEIPELTWLLTCVAGKGLLNRAHAYKASVDKNLADGEDPDAGITMGLFSYPVLMAADILMFNAHKVPVGRDQIQHVEMARDIGQRFNHLFGQGKELFTLPEAVVEEGVATLPGLDGRKMSKSYDNTIPLFGSARQLKDAIARIVTDSRLPGEAKNPDDSHLFTLYQAFASAAQQAEFRADLLAGLGWGEAKQRLFQLLDAELGEARERYHALLGQPAELEDILLQGAAKARKVATPFLAELREAVGLRSFRSHLQEGAAGKKKAVKSARFVSFREDDGSFRFRLLDAEGEQLLLSEPFADGKTVGQVSKRLQSGAELDVRLQDGGFSLCLDDACVATSPAYADEQACQQAISRLREALAPQD; this comes from the coding sequence ATGACCACCCGAATCCTTACCGGCATCACCACCACAGGTACACCGCACCTTGGCAACTACGCCGGCGCCATTCGTCCGGCCATCATCGCCAGCCGCGATGCCGGCGCGGAGTCCTATTATTTTCTGGCGGATTACCATGCGCTGATCAAGTGTGACGATCCGCAGCGTATCCAGCGTTCGCGTATGGAGATTGCTGCGACCTGGCTGGCCTGCGGTCTGGATGTCAATCGGGCAACTTTCTACCGGCAATCCGATATTCCGGAAATTCCCGAGCTCACCTGGCTGCTTACCTGCGTAGCCGGCAAGGGCTTGTTGAATCGTGCCCACGCCTACAAGGCATCGGTAGACAAGAATCTTGCCGATGGCGAAGACCCGGATGCCGGTATCACCATGGGGCTGTTCAGTTACCCGGTGCTGATGGCTGCCGACATCCTGATGTTCAACGCTCACAAGGTGCCGGTCGGGCGTGACCAGATCCAGCACGTGGAAATGGCGCGAGATATCGGTCAACGCTTCAACCACCTGTTCGGCCAGGGCAAGGAACTGTTTACCTTGCCCGAAGCGGTGGTTGAGGAGGGTGTGGCAACCCTGCCCGGTCTCGACGGGCGCAAGATGTCGAAAAGTTACGACAACACCATTCCGTTGTTCGGTTCTGCCCGGCAATTGAAAGATGCGATTGCACGCATTGTTACCGATTCCCGCCTGCCCGGTGAGGCCAAGAACCCGGACGATTCCCATCTGTTTACCCTTTACCAGGCCTTTGCCAGTGCTGCGCAGCAGGCCGAGTTTCGTGCCGATCTGCTGGCCGGCCTGGGCTGGGGCGAGGCCAAGCAACGGCTGTTCCAGCTGCTTGATGCAGAGCTGGGAGAGGCTCGAGAACGCTATCACGCACTGCTCGGTCAGCCGGCAGAGCTGGAAGATATCCTGCTCCAGGGGGCTGCCAAGGCGCGCAAAGTCGCAACACCTTTCCTTGCCGAATTGCGCGAGGCGGTAGGTTTGCGTTCGTTCCGCAGTCACCTGCAAGAGGGCGCAGCAGGCAAGAAGAAGGCGGTGAAGAGCGCGCGTTTCGTCAGTTTTCGTGAAGACGATGGCAGTTTCCGCTTTCGCTTGCTGGACGCCGAAGGGGAGCAGCTGCTGTTGTCCGAGCCATTTGCCGATGGCAAGACGGTGGGGCAGGTCAGCAAGCGTCTGCAGTCGGGCGCGGAACTGGATGTGCGCCTGCAAGACGGGGGATTCAGCCTGTGTCTGGATGATGCCTGTGTTGCCACTAGCCCGGCATATGCCGACGAGCAGGCGTGTCAGCAAGCCATCAGCCGTCTGCGCGAAGCGCTGGCACCACAGGACTGA
- a CDS encoding GlxA family transcriptional regulator: MSLQNTPQTLTSVHILAIDSVFASTALLARDFFHMASLRYGKHQGLGLVPTFDICLVSPDGNPSNSFSNLQLPIDGDLGVADLIILPAFSGDFDALLATYPQVTAWLGERHRAGSIICGEANGVFWMAAAGLLDGKEATTYQRYFREFAVRFPKVQLNQDKHLTDADNLYCVAGPTSGCDLYIYLIERFCGASVAQAVARDILHEVQRSYSPGRIGFGGQKMHQDAAILQIQQWLEEHFTEKFRFEDMAREHGMSIRNFMRRFQAATGDKPLHYLQRLRIETAKNLLSVTRKSIKTISYEVGYDDASFFARLFRQHTDLSPNNYRRQFQQQDVTPADRRDS; encoded by the coding sequence ATGTCTCTACAAAATACACCGCAAACACTGACCAGTGTCCATATACTGGCCATCGACAGCGTTTTTGCCTCAACCGCATTGCTGGCCCGGGACTTTTTCCACATGGCCAGCCTGCGTTATGGCAAACATCAGGGACTCGGCCTCGTACCCACCTTCGATATCTGCCTGGTCAGCCCCGACGGCAATCCCAGCAACAGTTTCAGCAATCTGCAACTACCGATTGACGGTGACCTGGGGGTTGCCGATCTGATTATCCTTCCTGCTTTCAGCGGCGACTTCGACGCGCTGCTCGCCACCTACCCGCAAGTAACCGCCTGGCTTGGCGAAAGACACAGGGCCGGCAGCATCATTTGCGGAGAAGCCAACGGCGTGTTCTGGATGGCCGCAGCCGGACTGCTCGACGGCAAGGAAGCAACCACCTATCAACGCTACTTCCGCGAATTTGCCGTGCGCTTCCCGAAAGTGCAGCTCAACCAGGACAAGCATCTGACAGACGCCGATAATCTGTACTGCGTTGCCGGCCCCACTTCAGGCTGCGATCTTTACATCTACCTGATCGAGCGCTTCTGTGGTGCCAGCGTGGCCCAGGCCGTCGCCCGCGACATTCTGCATGAAGTGCAGCGCAGCTATTCGCCGGGCCGGATCGGTTTTGGTGGCCAGAAGATGCATCAGGACGCCGCCATCCTGCAGATCCAGCAGTGGCTGGAAGAACACTTCACCGAAAAATTCCGTTTTGAGGACATGGCCCGCGAGCACGGCATGAGCATCCGCAACTTCATGCGCCGGTTCCAGGCCGCCACCGGTGACAAGCCTTTGCACTACCTGCAGCGACTGCGCATCGAAACCGCGAAGAACCTGCTGTCAGTGACACGTAAAAGCATCAAGACCATCAGTTACGAAGTGGGATATGACGATGCCAGCTTTTTTGCGCGCCTGTTTCGCCAGCACACCGACTTGTCGCCAAACAATTACCGGCGGCAGTTCCAGCAGCAGGATGTGACGCCGGCCGATCGCCGTGACAGCTGA
- a CDS encoding S1C family serine protease: protein MLKAVRFLGWPLLVGTLLALLIIQRYPQWVGLPEQAVHLQQVRPTKSANQGQASYADAVSSAAPAVVNLYSTKLVSKAAQQPPTNRGLYSDDVHKQHRMESSLGSGVIISPEGYLLTNNHVIEGADQIVVALKDGRETLAQVVGTDPETDLAVLKIDLPNLPVITLGRSEQIRIGDVALAIGNPFGVGQTVTMGIISATGRNQLGINTYEDFIQTDAAINPGNSGGALVDTYGTLLGINTAIFSRSGGSQGIGFAIPTKLAMEVMRAIIQQGRVIRGWLGIEIQPLTPELAESFGMEGRPGIIVAGLYRNGPGYMAGLQPGDVILSIDGEPASNGRRSMNQVARKRPGDSVKIQVLRRGQTLEMQAEVGLRPTPQAKESAAD from the coding sequence ATGCTCAAGGCTGTGCGATTTCTCGGCTGGCCCCTGTTGGTCGGCACTCTGCTGGCACTACTGATCATCCAGCGCTACCCGCAATGGGTCGGCCTGCCCGAGCAGGCAGTACATCTACAACAGGTTCGACCGACCAAGTCTGCCAATCAGGGGCAGGCTTCCTATGCCGATGCGGTGAGCAGTGCTGCCCCGGCAGTGGTCAACCTCTACAGTACCAAGCTGGTCAGCAAGGCGGCACAGCAGCCACCAACCAACCGGGGCCTATACAGTGATGACGTGCACAAGCAGCATCGCATGGAGTCCAGTCTGGGCTCCGGGGTCATCATCAGCCCGGAAGGTTACCTGCTGACCAACAATCATGTGATTGAAGGCGCCGACCAGATTGTCGTGGCACTCAAGGACGGGCGCGAAACCCTGGCTCAAGTGGTCGGCACTGACCCGGAAACCGATCTGGCCGTTTTGAAGATCGATCTGCCGAATCTTCCGGTAATCACCCTCGGTCGCTCCGAGCAGATTCGCATCGGTGATGTCGCCCTGGCCATCGGTAACCCCTTTGGTGTCGGCCAGACCGTGACCATGGGCATCATCAGCGCAACCGGACGCAACCAGCTGGGGATCAACACCTACGAAGATTTCATCCAGACCGATGCTGCGATTAATCCCGGCAACTCCGGAGGAGCACTGGTGGATACCTACGGCACGCTGCTGGGCATCAACACCGCGATTTTCTCCAGATCCGGTGGTTCTCAAGGTATTGGTTTCGCCATACCGACCAAGCTGGCCATGGAAGTGATGCGCGCCATCATCCAGCAAGGCCGGGTGATTCGCGGCTGGCTGGGCATCGAGATACAACCGCTTACACCCGAACTGGCCGAGTCGTTCGGCATGGAAGGCCGCCCCGGCATCATCGTTGCCGGTCTCTACCGCAATGGCCCCGGGTACATGGCGGGGCTGCAGCCGGGCGATGTAATTCTCAGCATAGATGGCGAACCTGCCAGTAATGGCCGCCGCTCAATGAATCAGGTCGCCCGTAAACGACCGGGCGACAGTGTCAAGATTCAGGTACTGCGGCGCGGTCAGACACTCGAGATGCAGGCGGAAGTTGGCTTGCGGCCAACACCACAAGCCAAGGAAAGCGCCGCCGACTAG
- a CDS encoding YhcB family protein: MEQSYNIWLLLGLALVVGAIIGYFISRQVTASNPERTQQRLDELQQRFDDYQTNVVSHFSTTATLVNRLTQSYQDVQQHLAFGADQLALDELTRERLLDSLRVDATPASNRERLSPPKSNEPPRDYAPKDKDQPGTLDESFGIKSKK; the protein is encoded by the coding sequence GTGGAACAGTCATACAACATCTGGTTGCTGTTGGGTCTGGCCCTGGTGGTCGGGGCAATCATTGGATATTTCATCTCGCGACAGGTGACGGCAAGCAATCCGGAACGAACCCAGCAACGCCTGGATGAACTGCAACAGCGCTTCGACGACTACCAGACCAATGTTGTTTCCCACTTCAGCACCACTGCCACTCTGGTCAACAGACTCACCCAAAGCTATCAGGATGTTCAACAGCATCTCGCCTTTGGTGCGGATCAACTGGCGCTCGACGAACTCACTCGCGAACGCCTTCTGGATTCATTACGGGTTGATGCGACACCCGCCAGCAACCGTGAGCGGCTATCCCCGCCAAAGAGCAATGAGCCGCCCAGGGACTACGCACCGAAAGATAAAGATCAGCCCGGAACGCTGGACGAAAGCTTTGGCATTAAAAGCAAGAAGTGA